In Labrus bergylta chromosome 1, fLabBer1.1, whole genome shotgun sequence, one genomic interval encodes:
- the uba6 gene encoding ubiquitin-like modifier-activating enzyme 6 produces the protein MAADSMEIDDSLYSRQRYVLGDSAMHQMAQSSVFLSGMGGLGIEIAKNIVLAGVKAVTLHDTKQCETWDLGSNFFIHDEDVLSQKRRVEAVCPRVAELNPYVHVDMSSSALDDNTDLGFLRKYQCVILTEARLSLQKRVNEFCHSQQPAIRFIGCDAYGICVRVFCDFGEEFEVSDPTGEEPKEIFIQTISQDNPGVVTCMDNQPHGLQTGQSVVFREVNGMSELNRTSRQVSVLSPHSFAIGDTSGLQPYEHGGFFVLVKTPKTYRFETLEKQLCDPQVLTPDLSKPEAPLQIHAAMLALDTFQEQHSRIPNVGCLQDAEVLLKLTQEVNATLRNKASVNTELVRCLSRTARGFLPPLAAAVGGLASQEVLKAITGKFAPLQQWFYLDATEVVRPLQSLSAEEFSPRGDRYDGLRACIGESMCLELQKLRVFMVGCGAIGCEMLKNFALLGVGLTKSSGEVCITDPDLIEKSNLNRQFLFRPHHIQKPKSTTAAEATCDINPDLQVDAHLNKVCPATENIYSDTFYSRMNIVVTALDNVEARRYVDSRCLSNQRPLLDSGTMGTKGHTEIIVPNLTESYNSHRDPPEEEIPFCTLKSFPSVIEHTIQWARDKFENAFVHKPSIYNSFWQTHPSAEVVLQRMQTGESLEGSFQVIKLLSRRPSQWEQCITVARLKFEKYFKRKALQLLHSFPLDTRLKDGSLFWQSPKRPPAPFDFDLTDSMHFTFIVSTARLFAETYNIPYSEKDLSKEAVARVLSGVRIPEYRPSQKSIETDETAKKPDQAKMPLSSEEEREAIMQLEQAIATDNVTAERLRMSPLQFEKDDDSNGHMDFVASASALRARMYSIEPADRLKTKRIAGKIIPAIATATAAVAGLVALELIKVVGGYEFESFKNCFFNLAIPVMVLTEPAPVKRALIRDNIYFSIWDCWTIFGHEDFTLSDFMNAVREKYGIEPTMVVHGVKMLYVPVMPGHSKRLKLTMQKLIRPSVDRRYVDLTVSFAPETDGDDDLPGPPVRYHFSRDGETP, from the exons ATGGCTGCAGACTCCATGGAGATTGACGACTCTCTTTACAG CCGCCAGCGATATGTGCTGGGAGACAGTGCTATGCACCAGATGGCCCAGTCCTCAGTCTTTCTCAGTGGAATGGGAGGACTGGGAATTGAGATAG CAAAGAATATCGTATTGGCTGGTGTCAAG GCAGTCACACTTCATGACACAAAGCAATGTGAGACGTGGGATCTGGGCTCCAACTTCTTTATCCATGATGAGGATGTGTTGAGCCAGAAGAGGAG GGTGGAGGCGGTGTGCCCTCGAGTCGCAGAGTTGAACCCTTATGTCCACGTTGACATGTCTTCCTCCGCTCTGGATGACAACACTGATCTCGGCTTTCTGAGGAAGTATCAG TGTGTCATATTGACTGAAGCAAGATTGAGCCTCCAAAAGAGAGTAAATGAGTTCTGCCACTCACAACAACCCGCCATCAGG TTCATCGGCTGTGATGCGTATGGCATCTGTGTGCGGGTGTTCTGTGATTTTGGAGAAGAGTTCGAGGTTTCAGATCCCACAGGAGAGGAGCCCAAAGAGATTTTCATACAAACTATCTCTCAG GACAATCCTGGGGTGGTTACCTGCATGGACAACCAGCCACATGGCCTTCAGACCGGCCAGAGTGTTGTCTTCAGAGAGGTCAATGGCATGTCCGAACTCAACAGAACTTCACGACAGGTTTCAG TCCTTTCCCCTCACAGCTTTGCAATAGGAGACACATCTGGACTACAACCATATGAACACGGAGGCTTCTTTGTTCTGGTGAAAACCCCCAAAACGTACAGATTT GAGACCTTAGAGAAACAGTTGTGTGACCCTCAGGTCCTGACTCCAGACTTAAGTAAACCAGAG GCCCCACTCCAAATCCATGCGGCCATGTTGGCTCTGGACACCTTCCAGGAGCAGCACAGTAGAATCCCTAACGTCGG GTGTTTACAGGATGCTGAGGTTTTACTGAAGCTCACCCAAGAAGTGAATGCGACTCTCAGGAACAAA GCTTCTGTAAATACTGAGTTGGTGCGCTGTCTGTCAAGAACAGCCCGAGGATTTCTTCCCCCCTTAGCGGCAGCTGTAGGAGGTCTAGCCAGCCAGGAAGTTCTTAAAGCCATCACAGGGAAATTTGCACCTTTGCAGCAATGG ttttatctaGATGCCACCGAGGTAGTCAGGCCGCTTCAGTCTCTCTCTGCGGAGGAGTTTTCCCCACGGGGCGATCGATATGATGGATTACGAGCTTGCATTGGGGAATCAATGTGTTTAGAACTTCAAAAGCTCAGGGTCTTTATG GTGGGCTGTGGGGCCATAGGCTGTGAGATGCTGAAAAACTTTGCCCTGCTCGGAGTGGGATTGACCAAGAGCTCAGGAGAG GTATGCATCACAGACCCAGACCTTATAGAGAAATCCAACCTCAACCGACAGTTTCTCTTCAGACCACATCACATACAG aAACCGAAGAGCACCACAGCAGCAGAAGCCACCTGTGATATCAACCCAGACCTGCAGGTGGACGCTCATCTAAACAAGGTGTGCCCGGCTACTGAGAACATATACAGTGACACCTTCTACTCGCGCATGAACATAGTGGTCACTGCGCTGGACAACGTGGAGGCCCGGAGATATGTAGACAG ccgCTGTTTATCCAATCAGAGACCTCTCCTGGACTCTGGCACCATGGGAACCAAAGGACACACAGAAATAATCGTGCCAAATTTGACAGAATCTTACAATAGCCAT AGGGACCCCCCAGAAGAGGAGATCCCGTTCTGCACTCTCAAGTCCTTCCCTTCTGTCATAGAGCACACCATTCAGTGGGCCAGGGACAAA tttGAGAATGCATTTGTCCACAAGCCCTCCATATACAACTCATTCTGGCAGACCCACCCCTCCGCTGAAGTGGTGCTTCAG aggatGCAGACAGGGGAAAGTCTGGAGGGATCCTTCCAGGTTATTAAGCTGCTGAGCAGACGGCCCAGTCAGTGGGAACAGTGCATCACTGTTGCACGTCTGAAATTTGAAAAGTATTTCAAGAGAAAG GCCCTACAACTGTTGCACTCTTTCCCCCTGGACACAAGGTTAAAAGATGGAA GTTTGTTTTGGCAGTCCCCCAAAAGACCTCCAGCTCCTTTTGATTTTGACTTGACAGACTCTAT GCACTTCACTTTCATTGTCAGCACTGCCCGACTCTTCGCAGAGACTTACAACATCCCGTACTCAGAAAAG GATCTCTCTAAGGAGGCGGTGGCCCGGGTTCTCTCAGGTGTCAGGATTCCCGAGTACAGGCCCTCCCAGAAA AGTATAGAGACGGACGAGACGGCAAAGAAGCCCGATCAGGCGAAGATGCCTCTGAGcagtgaagaggagagggaggccaTCATGCAGCTGGAGCAGGCCATCGCTACTGACAACGTCACAGCAG AGCGGTTACGGATGAGTCCACTGCAGTTTGAAAAGGACGACGACAGCAACGGCCATATGGACTTTGTGGCGTCGGCATCTGCGCTCAGAGCCAGGATGTACTCCATCGAGCCCGCCGACAGACTCAAGACTAAACGCATCGCCGGCAAGATCATCCCTGCCATCGCCACGGCAACAGCTGCTGTGGCTGGATTG GTGGCCCTCGAGTTGATCAAGGTGGTTGGAGGCTACGAGTTTGAATCTTTCAAAAACTGCTTCTTCAACTTGGCCATTCCTGTCATGGTGCTCACAGAGCCCGCCCCCGTGAAAAGGGCACTCATCAG GGATAACATCTACTTCTCCATCTGGGACTGCTGGACTATCTTTGGCCATGAAGACTTCACGCTCTCTGACTTCATGAATGCAGTGAGG gaAAAGTATGGAATTGAACCCACGATGGTCGTCCATGGTGTGAAGATGCTCTATGTGCCTGTGATGCCTGGACACTCAAAGAGACTCAAACTAAC GATGCAAAAGCTGATCAGGCCATCCGTGGACCGCCGCTACGTCGACCTCACTGTGTCATTTGCTCCGGAGACTGACGGAGACGACGACCTGCCCGGTCCTCCGGTCAGGTACCACTTCAGCCGCGACGGAGAGACTCCCTGA